CCCACAGTACTCACAAGTGTCGCTGCGTCTGCCCTCTTTTGAGCTGGGCCTGCCCGGGCCCGGACCACTAATATGGGGCGTGCTCCCTCCACTTCCCGTGCCGCTGCGCCCCGAGATCCCTCCGTCCAGCTCCCCGGGCGGTGTGGAGAAGCGCAAGCTCCCGTTCTCCGAGGAGTGCTCCGACGAGGAGGCAAAAGGCGATTGTCTGGAGTCTCCGAAGCTAAGGAAGGGATCTTTGAGCTGCCTGGAGGCCGCGTAGCCGGCGAGCCACTGCGAGTACACGTTCTCCGTGTTGGGCATCGCTGCCGGGGGCAGGTCGAACTCCTTCTCGAGCTTGATGCGCTTAGAGAAGGGGCTCAGCGAGCTGGGGCTGCCCAGCAGCAGCTTTTTGGACAGGCCCCCCGAGGCCGACTCGCCCGGGGAGCAGCCACGGCCGTTAACAGTGCCATCGTCTATGCGGTCCGACTCGCCGGCCACCGAGTCTTCGTCGCAAGTGTCCCTGTGGCCCTCGGCCTCGGCCAGGTGGCCGCGCTTATGCTTCTCGCCCAGGACCTGGTGGAAGGCCTCGCTGAAGTGCTGCATGGAGCTGAGCACCATGCCCTGCATGACGTCGGGCAGGGCGCGGCTCTCGTCGCCcacgcccaccaccgcgccccgCGAGCTGTTCTCGTGGTGGCGCGCCGCCTCCAGGCTCAGCCCGAAGCCGTAGTCCACCCTCTCACTCTCCgtcagctcctcctcctcctcttcctcctcttcttcctcttcctcgtcgtcctcctcttcctcctcatccccgTTCTCTGGGATCAGGTTGGGGTCGTTCTCGCTCTTGAACTTGGCCACCACGGACTTGAGCGCACTGCTGGCGCTGCCCACCAGGTCGCTGGTGCCGGGTTCCGGGGAGCTGGCGGTAGAGAGACCGTCGTCGGACTTGACCGTCATGGGGGACGATTTGTGCATGTGCGTCTTCATGTGACGCTTCAGCTTGCTGGCCTGGGTGCACGCGTGGTCGCACAGGTTGCACTTGTAGGGCTTCTCGCCCGTGTGGCTGCGCCGGTGCACCACCAGGTTGCTCTGAAATTTGAACGTCTTGCCGCAGAACTCGCATGACTTGGACTTGACcgggggctgggagggaggaggggcggattgcagaggagggagggggggCGTCGCCAGGAAGGGCGGCTTGCTACCTGGCTGGAATGGTTGCAGTAACCTTTGCATAGGGCTGGGCCGGCCTGGGGACAGCGGTGGGCTAGACGTGTTCCCTGCCAGCTCTCTAAGTCTCCTAGAGAAATCCATGGCGGGAGGCTCCATAGCCATTGGATTCAACCGC
This Theropithecus gelada isolate Dixy chromosome 13, Tgel_1.0, whole genome shotgun sequence DNA region includes the following protein-coding sequences:
- the BCL11A gene encoding B-cell lymphoma/leukemia 11A isoform X6; this translates as MNFPLGDILIFIEHKRKQCNGSLCLEKAVDKPPSPSPIEMKKASNPVEVGIQVTPEDDDCLSTSSRGICPKQEHIADKLLHWRGLSSPRSAHGALIPTPGMSAEYAPQGICKDEPSSYTCTTCKQPFTSAWFLLQHAQNTHGLRIYLESEHGSPLTPRVGIPSGLGAECPSQPPLHGIHIADNNPFNLLRIPGSVSREASGLAEGRFPPTPPLFSPPPRHHLDPHRIERLGAEEMALATHHPSAFDRVLRLNPMAMEPPAMDFSRRLRELAGNTSSPPLSPGRPSPMQRLLQPFQPGSKPPFLATPPLPPLQSAPPPSQPPVKSKSCEFCGKTFKFQSNLVVHRRSHTGEKPYKCNLCDHACTQASKLKRHMKTHMHKSSPMTVKSDDGLSTASSPEPGTSDLVGSASSALKSVVAKFKSENDPNLIPENGDEEEEEDDEEEEEEEEEEEEELTESERVDYGFGLSLEAARHHENSSRGAVVGVGDESRALPDVMQGMVLSSMQHFSEAFHQVLGEKHKRGHLAEAEGHRDTCDEDSVAGESDRIDDGTVNGRGCSPGESASGGLSKKLLLGSPSSLSPFSKRIKLEKEFDLPPAAMPNTENVYSQWLAGYAASRQLKDPFLSFGDSRQSPFASSSEHSSENGSLRFSTPPGELDGGISGRSGTGSGGSTPHISGPGPGRPSSKEGRRSDTCEYCGKVFKNCSNLTVHRRSHTGERPYKCELCNYACAQSSKLTRHMKTHGQVGKDVYKCEICKMPFSVYSTLEKHMKKWHSDRVLNNDIKTE
- the BCL11A gene encoding B-cell lymphoma/leukemia 11A isoform X3; its protein translation is MSKGTDEDIFSGVSFFLTRLSRCEPSRRPPAPQPTMSRRKQGKPQHLSKREFSPEPLEAILTDDEPDHGPLGAPEGDHDLLTCGQCQMNFPLGDILIFIEHKRKQCNGSLCLEKAVDKPPSPSPIEMKKASNPVEVGIQVTPEDDDCLSTSSRGICPKQEHIADKLLHWRGLSSPRSAHGALIPTPGMSAEYAPQGICKDEPSSYTCTTCKQPFTSAWFLLQHAQNTHGLRIYLESEHGSPLTPRVGIPSGLGAECPSQPPLHGIHIADNNPFNLLRIPGSVSREASGLAEGRFPPTPPLFSPPPRHHLDPHRIERLGAEEMALATHHPSAFDRVLRLNPMAMEPPAMDFSRRLRELAGNTSSPPLSPGRPSPMQRLLQPFQPGSKPPFLATPPLPPLQSAPPPSQPPVKSKSCEFCGKTFKFQSNLVVHRRSHTGEKPYKCNLCDHACTQASKLKRHMKTHMHKSSPMTVKSDDGLSTASSPEPGTSDLVGSASSALKSVVAKFKSENDPNLIPENGDEEEEEDDEEEEEEEEEEEEELTESERVDYGFGLSLEAARHHENSSRGAVVGVGDESRALPDVMQGMVLSSMQHFSEAFHQVLGEKHKRGHLAEAEGHRDTCDEDSVAGESDRIDDGTVNGRGCSPGESASGGLSKKLLLGSPSSLSPFSKRIKLEKEFDLPPAAMPNTENVYSQWLAGYAASRQLKDPFLSFGDSRQSPFASSSEHSSENGSLRFSTPPGELDGGISGRSGTGSGGSTPHISGPGPGRPSSKEGRRSDTCSSHTPIRRSTQRAQDVWQFSDGSSRALKF
- the BCL11A gene encoding B-cell lymphoma/leukemia 11A isoform X5, translated to MSRRKQGKPQHLSKREFSPEPLEAILTDDEPDHGPLGAPEGDHDLLTCGQCQMNFPLGDILIFIEHKRKQCNGSLCLEKAVDKPPSPSPIEMKKASNPVEVGIQVTPEDDDCLSTSSRGICPKQEHIAGKDEPSSYTCTTCKQPFTSAWFLLQHAQNTHGLRIYLESEHGSPLTPRVGIPSGLGAECPSQPPLHGIHIADNNPFNLLRIPGSVSREASGLAEGRFPPTPPLFSPPPRHHLDPHRIERLGAEEMALATHHPSAFDRVLRLNPMAMEPPAMDFSRRLRELAGNTSSPPLSPGRPSPMQRLLQPFQPGSKPPFLATPPLPPLQSAPPPSQPPVKSKSCEFCGKTFKFQSNLVVHRRSHTGEKPYKCNLCDHACTQASKLKRHMKTHMHKSSPMTVKSDDGLSTASSPEPGTSDLVGSASSALKSVVAKFKSENDPNLIPENGDEEEEEDDEEEEEEEEEEEEELTESERVDYGFGLSLEAARHHENSSRGAVVGVGDESRALPDVMQGMVLSSMQHFSEAFHQVLGEKHKRGHLAEAEGHRDTCDEDSVAGESDRIDDGTVNGRGCSPGESASGGLSKKLLLGSPSSLSPFSKRIKLEKEFDLPPAAMPNTENVYSQWLAGYAASRQLKDPFLSFGDSRQSPFASSSEHSSENGSLRFSTPPGELDGGISGRSGTGSGGSTPHISGPGPGRPSSKEGRRSDTCEYCGKVFKNCSNLTVHRRSHTGERPYKCELCNYACAQSSKLTRHMKTHGQVLHTPPFGVVPRELKMCGSFRMEAREPLSSEKI
- the BCL11A gene encoding B-cell lymphoma/leukemia 11A isoform X7 codes for the protein MSRRKQGKPQHLSKREFSPEPLEAILTDDEPDHGPLGAPEGDHDLLTCGQCQMNFPLGDILIFIEHKRKQCNGSLCLEKAVDKPPSPSPIEMKKASNPVEVGIQVTPEDDDCLSTSSRGICPKQEHIADKLLHWRGLSSPRSAHGALIPTPGMSAEYAPQGICKDEPSSYTCTTCKQPFTSAWFLLQHAQNTHGLRIYLESEHGSPLTPRVGIPSGLGAECPSQPPLHGIHIADNNPFNLLRIPGSVSREASGLAEGRFPPTPPLFSPPPRHHLDPHRIERLGAEEMALATHHPSAFDRVLRLNPMAMEPPAMDFSRRLRELAGNTSSPPLSPGRPSPMQRLLQPFQPGSKPPFLATPPLPPLQSAPPPSQPPVKSKSCEFCGKTFKFQSNLVVHRRSHTGEKPYKCNLCDHACTQASKLKRHMKTHMHKSSPMTVKSDDGLSTASSPEPGTSDLVGSASSALKSVVAKFKSENDPNLIPENGDEEEEEDDEEEEEEEEEEEEELTESERVDYGFGLSLEAARHHENSSRGAVVGVGDESRALPDVMQGMVLSSMQHFSEAFHQVLGEKHKRGHLAEAEGHRDTCDEDSVAGESDRIDDGTVNGRGCSPGESASGGLSKKLLLGSPSSLSPFSKRIKLEKEFDLPPAAMPNTENVYSQWLAGYAASRQLKDPFLSFGDSRQSPFASSSEHSSENGSLRFSTPPGELDGGISGRSGTGSGGSTPHISGPGPGRPSSKEGRRSDTCSSHTPIRRSTQRAQDVWQFSDGSSRALKF
- the BCL11A gene encoding B-cell lymphoma/leukemia 11A isoform X4 is translated as MSRRKQGKPQHLSKREFSPEPLEAILTDDEPDHGPLGAPEGDHDLLTCGQCQMNFPLGDILIFIEHKRKQCNGSLCLEKAVDKPPSPSPIEMKKASNPVEVGIQVTPEDDDCLSTSSRGICPKQEHIAGKDEPSSYTCTTCKQPFTSAWFLLQHAQNTHGLRIYLESEHGSPLTPRVGIPSGLGAECPSQPPLHGIHIADNNPFNLLRIPGSVSREASGLAEGRFPPTPPLFSPPPRHHLDPHRIERLGAEEMALATHHPSAFDRVLRLNPMAMEPPAMDFSRRLRELAGNTSSPPLSPGRPSPMQRLLQPFQPGSKPPFLATPPLPPLQSAPPPSQPPVKSKSCEFCGKTFKFQSNLVVHRRSHTGEKPYKCNLCDHACTQASKLKRHMKTHMHKSSPMTVKSDDGLSTASSPEPGTSDLVGSASSALKSVVAKFKSENDPNLIPENGDEEEEEDDEEEEEEEEEEEEELTESERVDYGFGLSLEAARHHENSSRGAVVGVGDESRALPDVMQGMVLSSMQHFSEAFHQVLGEKHKRGHLAEAEGHRDTCDEDSVAGESDRIDDGTVNGRGCSPGESASGGLSKKLLLGSPSSLSPFSKRIKLEKEFDLPPAAMPNTENVYSQWLAGYAASRQLKDPFLSFGDSRQSPFASSSEHSSENGSLRFSTPPGELDGGISGRSGTGSGGSTPHISGPGPGRPSSKEGRRSDTCEYCGKVFKNCSNLTVHRRSHTGERPYKCELCNYACAQSSKLTRHMKTHGQVGKDVYKCEICKMPFSVYSTLEKHMKKWHSDRVLNNDIKTE
- the BCL11A gene encoding B-cell lymphoma/leukemia 11A isoform X8, which produces MSAEYAPQGICKDEPSSYTCTTCKQPFTSAWFLLQHAQNTHGLRIYLESEHGSPLTPRVGIPSGLGAECPSQPPLHGIHIADNNPFNLLRIPGSVSREASGLAEGRFPPTPPLFSPPPRHHLDPHRIERLGAEEMALATHHPSAFDRVLRLNPMAMEPPAMDFSRRLRELAGNTSSPPLSPGRPSPMQRLLQPFQPGSKPPFLATPPLPPLQSAPPPSQPPVKSKSCEFCGKTFKFQSNLVVHRRSHTGEKPYKCNLCDHACTQASKLKRHMKTHMHKSSPMTVKSDDGLSTASSPEPGTSDLVGSASSALKSVVAKFKSENDPNLIPENGDEEEEEDDEEEEEEEEEEEEELTESERVDYGFGLSLEAARHHENSSRGAVVGVGDESRALPDVMQGMVLSSMQHFSEAFHQVLGEKHKRGHLAEAEGHRDTCDEDSVAGESDRIDDGTVNGRGCSPGESASGGLSKKLLLGSPSSLSPFSKRIKLEKEFDLPPAAMPNTENVYSQWLAGYAASRQLKDPFLSFGDSRQSPFASSSEHSSENGSLRFSTPPGELDGGISGRSGTGSGGSTPHISGPGPGRPSSKEGRRSDTCEYCGKVFKNCSNLTVHRRSHTGERPYKCELCNYACAQSSKLTRHMKTHGQVGKDVYKCEICKMPFSVYSTLEKHMKKWHSDRVLNNDIKTE
- the BCL11A gene encoding B-cell lymphoma/leukemia 11A isoform X1, with product MGLRCAFPPFSPLWHSNNCAFVSPTTAEPLEAILTDDEPDHGPLGAPEGDHDLLTCGQCQMNFPLGDILIFIEHKRKQCNGSLCLEKAVDKPPSPSPIEMKKASNPVEVGIQVTPEDDDCLSTSSRGICPKQEHIADKLLHWRGLSSPRSAHGALIPTPGMSAEYAPQGICKDEPSSYTCTTCKQPFTSAWFLLQHAQNTHGLRIYLESEHGSPLTPRVGIPSGLGAECPSQPPLHGIHIADNNPFNLLRIPGSVSREASGLAEGRFPPTPPLFSPPPRHHLDPHRIERLGAEEMALATHHPSAFDRVLRLNPMAMEPPAMDFSRRLRELAGNTSSPPLSPGRPSPMQRLLQPFQPGSKPPFLATPPLPPLQSAPPPSQPPVKSKSCEFCGKTFKFQSNLVVHRRSHTGEKPYKCNLCDHACTQASKLKRHMKTHMHKSSPMTVKSDDGLSTASSPEPGTSDLVGSASSALKSVVAKFKSENDPNLIPENGDEEEEEDDEEEEEEEEEEEEELTESERVDYGFGLSLEAARHHENSSRGAVVGVGDESRALPDVMQGMVLSSMQHFSEAFHQVLGEKHKRGHLAEAEGHRDTCDEDSVAGESDRIDDGTVNGRGCSPGESASGGLSKKLLLGSPSSLSPFSKRIKLEKEFDLPPAAMPNTENVYSQWLAGYAASRQLKDPFLSFGDSRQSPFASSSEHSSENGSLRFSTPPGELDGGISGRSGTGSGGSTPHISGPGPGRPSSKEGRRSDTCEYCGKVFKNCSNLTVHRRSHTGERPYKCELCNYACAQSSKLTRHMKTHGQVGKDVYKCEICKMPFSVYSTLEKHMKKWHSDRVLNNDIKTE
- the BCL11A gene encoding B-cell lymphoma/leukemia 11A isoform X2 codes for the protein MSRRKQGKPQHLSKREFSPEPLEAILTDDEPDHGPLGAPEGDHDLLTCGQCQMNFPLGDILIFIEHKRKQCNGSLCLEKAVDKPPSPSPIEMKKASNPVEVGIQVTPEDDDCLSTSSRGICPKQEHIADKLLHWRGLSSPRSAHGALIPTPGMSAEYAPQGICKDEPSSYTCTTCKQPFTSAWFLLQHAQNTHGLRIYLESEHGSPLTPRVGIPSGLGAECPSQPPLHGIHIADNNPFNLLRIPGSVSREASGLAEGRFPPTPPLFSPPPRHHLDPHRIERLGAEEMALATHHPSAFDRVLRLNPMAMEPPAMDFSRRLRELAGNTSSPPLSPGRPSPMQRLLQPFQPGSKPPFLATPPLPPLQSAPPPSQPPVKSKSCEFCGKTFKFQSNLVVHRRSHTGEKPYKCNLCDHACTQASKLKRHMKTHMHKSSPMTVKSDDGLSTASSPEPGTSDLVGSASSALKSVVAKFKSENDPNLIPENGDEEEEEDDEEEEEEEEEEEEELTESERVDYGFGLSLEAARHHENSSRGAVVGVGDESRALPDVMQGMVLSSMQHFSEAFHQVLGEKHKRGHLAEAEGHRDTCDEDSVAGESDRIDDGTVNGRGCSPGESASGGLSKKLLLGSPSSLSPFSKRIKLEKEFDLPPAAMPNTENVYSQWLAGYAASRQLKDPFLSFGDSRQSPFASSSEHSSENGSLRFSTPPGELDGGISGRSGTGSGGSTPHISGPGPGRPSSKEGRRSDTCEYCGKVFKNCSNLTVHRRSHTGERPYKCELCNYACAQSSKLTRHMKTHGQVGKDVYKCEICKMPFSVYSTLEKHMKKWHSDRVLNNDIKTE